The following are encoded in a window of Methylicorpusculum oleiharenae genomic DNA:
- the cysC gene encoding adenylyl-sulfate kinase: MTKKSSNTVWHNATITRTDRERLHRHKSVILWFTGLSGSGKSTLAHAVEDYLHRSECSTFVLDGDNVRHGLCSDLGFNDEDRIENIRRIGELAKLMVEAGVITLTAFISPFRSDRSAARKLVPHGDFIEIYCQCPLQTCEERDVKGLYKKAREGKIPFFTGIGSPYEEPERPELIVNTHQQSLDECVQSVINLLLSRGLISQNLLVK; encoded by the coding sequence ATGACTAAAAAAAGTTCAAACACCGTTTGGCATAATGCCACTATAACCCGTACCGACCGGGAACGGCTACATCGTCACAAAAGCGTGATTCTTTGGTTTACCGGATTATCTGGCTCCGGTAAGTCAACACTTGCGCACGCCGTAGAGGATTATCTTCATCGTTCGGAATGCTCTACCTTTGTGTTGGATGGCGATAATGTGCGTCATGGCTTATGCAGTGACCTGGGTTTTAACGATGAAGACCGGATTGAGAACATCCGAAGAATTGGTGAACTGGCCAAGTTAATGGTTGAAGCCGGGGTTATTACGCTGACGGCTTTCATATCGCCCTTCAGGTCTGATCGGAGTGCGGCCAGAAAGCTGGTTCCTCATGGTGATTTTATTGAAATTTACTGCCAATGCCCGCTTCAAACCTGCGAAGAACGGGACGTAAAAGGCTTATATAAGAAAGCGCGGGAAGGCAAAATCCCTTTCTTCACAGGTATTGGCTCTCCTTACGAAGAGCCCGAAAGGCCCGAACTGATTGTGAATACCCATCAGCAATCATTGGATGAATGTGTTCAATCCGTGATCAATCTATTGCTCAGCAGAGGACTGATCTCGCAAAATTTACTGGTCAAATAA